In one window of Arachis ipaensis cultivar K30076 chromosome B06, Araip1.1, whole genome shotgun sequence DNA:
- the LOC107605233 gene encoding uncharacterized protein LOC107605233 isoform X2, producing MDSFSEDEECPFFDAISDGTDTPEANKDVVLNDFGYQVWIRSPPSVHERRINFMKWMGLNKDQVTLENSVDVDGMEGDIDMMETRSSCFKEEVCSNRPSVSCLSRMDSSEEFNLVDTMPCRDGRLESGVRWNLDPVGLYRERNDGGRSAGSDQRVVAEECEDSEYLFCVSSNFQHAKKDIDALKQRSKRNNKGWFKRFGSMSCMVDRQGESDSRRHDGGCVFSGPNRIQKVKVRQCRKQTKELSALYMGQDIQAHRGSILTMKFSPDGRFLASAGEDGIVRLWKVVEDETCNEVDIPEVDPSCIYFTVNNLSELTPLFLEKEKLSKVKGLNKTSDSACIIFPPKVFRLLEKPLHEFHGHEVDKTVRLWQVGHDFCLKVFPHSNYVTCIQFNPVDDNYFISGSIDGKVRIWEVPDCHVVDWTDIREIVTAVCYRPNGQGGIIGSMTGNCRFYTLSENHLQLDSQLCLLGKKKLPCRGITGFQFLPQDSNKVMVTCADSKVRILDGLNVVSKYEGLSAAGQMSASVTSDGKHILSACEDSNVYLWNVSDNESSSTKAKKIKSCERFFSNASVAVPWCGFESARQLDFFAKGSPQAMCLNPAASFSLSRDISSESLPKGSATWPEEKLPISSPKAKISSMHKSAYKFLKSSCKCTSNCHAWGLVILTAGWDGRIKSFHNYGLPVLV from the exons ATGGATAGCTTCAGTGAAGATGAAGAATGTCCATTCTTTGATGCAATATCAGATGGTACTGACACCCCTGAAGCTAATAAGGATGTGGTCTTGAATGACTTTGGGTATCAAGTTTGGATTCGGAGTCCCCCTAGTGTTCATGAGCGCAGGATTAATTTTATGAAGTGGATGGGACTCAATAAGGATCAAGTTACCCTAGAGAATTCGGTAGATGTTGATGGTATGGAAGGGGATATAGATATGATGGAAACAAGAAGTTCTTGTTTCAAGGAGGAGGTTTGTTCGAATCGGCCTTCGGTATCTTGTTTGTCAAGGATGGATTCTTCAGAGGAGTTTAATTTGGTGGACACTATGCCTTGCCGAGATGGGAGATTGGAGAGTGGAGTGAGGTGGAATCTGGATCCGGTGGGGCTATACAGGGAAAGGAATGATGGTGGAAGAAGTGCAGGCTCGGATCAGCGAGTTGTAGCCGAGGAATGCGAAGATTCTGAGTACTTGTTTTGTGTCTCTTCGAATTTCCAGCATGCGAAGAAGGACATAGATGCCTTGAAGCAGAGGTCCAAGAGGAACAATAAGGGTTGGTTCAAAAGATTTGGTTCAATGAGTTGCATGGTTGATAGGCAAGGGGAATCTGATAGCAGAAGACACGATGGCGGATGTGTGTTCTCAGGGCCAAATAGGATTCAGAAGGTTAAGGTCCGGCAATGCCGGAAGCAAACAAAGGAACTTTCAGCTCTTTACATGGGCCAAGATATTCAAGCACATAGAGGCTCAATCTTGACCATGAAATTCAGCCCTGACGGCCGATTTCTTGCCAGTGCCGGCGAAGATGGCATTGTGAGATTGTGGAAAGTGGTTGAGGACGAGACATGTAACGAAGTTGACATTCCAGAAGTTGATCCATCCTGCATTTACTTTACAGTGAATAATCTATCTGAATTAACACCCTTATTTCTGGAAAAGGAGAAATTGAGCAAAGTGAAAGGCCTGAATAAAACATCCGATTCGGCTTGCATTATTTTCCCTCCCAAGGTCTTTAGGCTGTTGGAGAAACCATTGCATGAGTTCCATGGTCATGAAG TTGACAAAACTGTCCGTCTATGGCAAGTGGGACACGACTTCTGCTTGAAAGTTTTTCCACATAGTAACTATG TGACATGCATACAATTCAATCCTGTGGATGATAATTATTTCATCAGTGGATCTATCGATGGAAAAGTTCGCATCTGGGAAGTTCCTGATTGTCATGTTGTTGATTGGACTGATATCCGGGAAATTGTGACTGCAGTTTGTTATCGGCCGAATGGTCAG GGAGGGATTATTGGGTCCATGACAGGCAATTGCCGGTTTTACACTCTATCAG aGAATCACTTACAGTTAGATTCCCAGTTATGCTTGCTTGGTAAAAAGAAACTTCCTTGCAGAGGAATAACTGGTTTTCAG TTTCTTCCACAAGATTCTAACAAAGTTATGGTTACTTGTGCTGATTCAAAAGTCAGAATCCTTGATGGGCTTAATGTGGTTAGTAAATACGAAG GCCTTAGTGCAGCGGGACAAATGTCTGCATCTGTTACTTCGGATGGGAAGCATATTTTGTCGGCATGCGAAGACTCTAATGTATATCTGTGGAATGTTTCTGACAACGAGTCTAGCTCCACAAAAGCGAAGAAGATTAAGTCCTGCGAGCGATTCTTTTCGAATGCATCGGTCGCAGTACCTTGGTGTGGTTTTGAAAGTGCTCGCCAATTAGATTTCTTCGCCAAGGGGTCACCACAAGCAATGTGTCTCAACCCTGCCGCTTCATTTTCTCTAAGTCGAGATATCTCCTCGGAGTCTCTTCCCAAAGGATCTGCGACTTGGCCTGAGGAGAAACTTCCTATTTCAAGCCCCAAGGCTAAAATATCATCAATGCATAAATCCGCATACAAGTTCTTGAAATCTTCTTGCAAGTGCACATCCAATTGTCATGCATGGGGTCTGGTTATTTTGACAGCCGGCTGGGATGGCCGGATAAAATCGTTCCACAATTATGGGTTGCCAGTACTAGTTTAA
- the LOC107605231 gene encoding DNA-directed RNA polymerase I subunit RPA12: MGSYSRGRDFLFCQLCGTMLTIPLRASDKYAQCPLCKAKRNLKHIRGKEISYKISAEDIRRELGINIIDEQKVQLSKVNKKCDKCGHGEATFYTRQMRSADEGQTTFYTCIGCGFQFQEN, translated from the exons ATGGGTTCATATTCTCGGGGACGCGATTTCTTGTTCTGCCAATTGTGTGGCACCATGCTCACTATCCCTCTCAGGGCTTCGGATAAATACGCTCAGTGCCCTTTGTGCAAGGCTAAGCGAAACCTCAAAC ATATTCGCGGAAAGGAAATAAGTTACAAAATTTCTGCTGAG GATATAAGAAGAGAACTTGGAATCAATATAATCGATGAACAGAAGGTGCAATTGTCTAAG GTCAACAAGAAATGTGATAAATGTGGTCATGGTGAAGCTACCTTCTATACCAGACAG ATGAGATCAGCAGATGAAGGGCAAACCACTTTCTACACATGTATCGGTTGTGGCTTTCAGTTTCAAGAGAACTAG
- the LOC107605233 gene encoding uncharacterized protein LOC107605233 isoform X1 has protein sequence MDSFSEDEECPFFDAISDGTDTPEANKDVVLNDFGYQVWIRSPPSVHERRINFMKWMGLNKDQVTLENSVDVDGMEGDIDMMETRSSCFKEEVCSNRPSVSCLSRMDSSEEFNLVDTMPCRDGRLESGVRWNLDPVGLYRERNDGGRSAGSDQRVVAEECEDSEYLFCVSSNFQHAKKDIDALKQRSKRNNKGWFKRFGSMSCMVDRQGESDSRRHDGGCVFSGPNRIQKVKVRQCRKQTKELSALYMGQDIQAHRGSILTMKFSPDGRFLASAGEDGIVRLWKVVEDETCNEVDIPEVDPSCIYFTVNNLSELTPLFLEKEKLSKVKGLNKTSDSACIIFPPKVFRLLEKPLHEFHGHEGEILDLSWSNNNCLLSSSVDKTVRLWQVGHDFCLKVFPHSNYVTCIQFNPVDDNYFISGSIDGKVRIWEVPDCHVVDWTDIREIVTAVCYRPNGQGGIIGSMTGNCRFYTLSENHLQLDSQLCLLGKKKLPCRGITGFQFLPQDSNKVMVTCADSKVRILDGLNVVSKYEGLSAAGQMSASVTSDGKHILSACEDSNVYLWNVSDNESSSTKAKKIKSCERFFSNASVAVPWCGFESARQLDFFAKGSPQAMCLNPAASFSLSRDISSESLPKGSATWPEEKLPISSPKAKISSMHKSAYKFLKSSCKCTSNCHAWGLVILTAGWDGRIKSFHNYGLPVLV, from the exons ATGGATAGCTTCAGTGAAGATGAAGAATGTCCATTCTTTGATGCAATATCAGATGGTACTGACACCCCTGAAGCTAATAAGGATGTGGTCTTGAATGACTTTGGGTATCAAGTTTGGATTCGGAGTCCCCCTAGTGTTCATGAGCGCAGGATTAATTTTATGAAGTGGATGGGACTCAATAAGGATCAAGTTACCCTAGAGAATTCGGTAGATGTTGATGGTATGGAAGGGGATATAGATATGATGGAAACAAGAAGTTCTTGTTTCAAGGAGGAGGTTTGTTCGAATCGGCCTTCGGTATCTTGTTTGTCAAGGATGGATTCTTCAGAGGAGTTTAATTTGGTGGACACTATGCCTTGCCGAGATGGGAGATTGGAGAGTGGAGTGAGGTGGAATCTGGATCCGGTGGGGCTATACAGGGAAAGGAATGATGGTGGAAGAAGTGCAGGCTCGGATCAGCGAGTTGTAGCCGAGGAATGCGAAGATTCTGAGTACTTGTTTTGTGTCTCTTCGAATTTCCAGCATGCGAAGAAGGACATAGATGCCTTGAAGCAGAGGTCCAAGAGGAACAATAAGGGTTGGTTCAAAAGATTTGGTTCAATGAGTTGCATGGTTGATAGGCAAGGGGAATCTGATAGCAGAAGACACGATGGCGGATGTGTGTTCTCAGGGCCAAATAGGATTCAGAAGGTTAAGGTCCGGCAATGCCGGAAGCAAACAAAGGAACTTTCAGCTCTTTACATGGGCCAAGATATTCAAGCACATAGAGGCTCAATCTTGACCATGAAATTCAGCCCTGACGGCCGATTTCTTGCCAGTGCCGGCGAAGATGGCATTGTGAGATTGTGGAAAGTGGTTGAGGACGAGACATGTAACGAAGTTGACATTCCAGAAGTTGATCCATCCTGCATTTACTTTACAGTGAATAATCTATCTGAATTAACACCCTTATTTCTGGAAAAGGAGAAATTGAGCAAAGTGAAAGGCCTGAATAAAACATCCGATTCGGCTTGCATTATTTTCCCTCCCAAGGTCTTTAGGCTGTTGGAGAAACCATTGCATGAGTTCCATGGTCATGAAGGTGAAATTCTGGATCTTTCTTGGTCAAACAATAAT TGTCTGCTGTCATCTTCAGTTGACAAAACTGTCCGTCTATGGCAAGTGGGACACGACTTCTGCTTGAAAGTTTTTCCACATAGTAACTATG TGACATGCATACAATTCAATCCTGTGGATGATAATTATTTCATCAGTGGATCTATCGATGGAAAAGTTCGCATCTGGGAAGTTCCTGATTGTCATGTTGTTGATTGGACTGATATCCGGGAAATTGTGACTGCAGTTTGTTATCGGCCGAATGGTCAG GGAGGGATTATTGGGTCCATGACAGGCAATTGCCGGTTTTACACTCTATCAG aGAATCACTTACAGTTAGATTCCCAGTTATGCTTGCTTGGTAAAAAGAAACTTCCTTGCAGAGGAATAACTGGTTTTCAG TTTCTTCCACAAGATTCTAACAAAGTTATGGTTACTTGTGCTGATTCAAAAGTCAGAATCCTTGATGGGCTTAATGTGGTTAGTAAATACGAAG GCCTTAGTGCAGCGGGACAAATGTCTGCATCTGTTACTTCGGATGGGAAGCATATTTTGTCGGCATGCGAAGACTCTAATGTATATCTGTGGAATGTTTCTGACAACGAGTCTAGCTCCACAAAAGCGAAGAAGATTAAGTCCTGCGAGCGATTCTTTTCGAATGCATCGGTCGCAGTACCTTGGTGTGGTTTTGAAAGTGCTCGCCAATTAGATTTCTTCGCCAAGGGGTCACCACAAGCAATGTGTCTCAACCCTGCCGCTTCATTTTCTCTAAGTCGAGATATCTCCTCGGAGTCTCTTCCCAAAGGATCTGCGACTTGGCCTGAGGAGAAACTTCCTATTTCAAGCCCCAAGGCTAAAATATCATCAATGCATAAATCCGCATACAAGTTCTTGAAATCTTCTTGCAAGTGCACATCCAATTGTCATGCATGGGGTCTGGTTATTTTGACAGCCGGCTGGGATGGCCGGATAAAATCGTTCCACAATTATGGGTTGCCAGTACTAGTTTAA
- the LOC107605230 gene encoding uncharacterized protein LOC107605230 yields the protein MANSSNKRVLLTSNGDVVSSGIAFHLAKQGCRLLLLGNEPILRTLANQINASLSLGDSHPKVDVVGLDLEDDRESLFLDAVDKACHILGTLDAFVNSYTYEGKMQDPLELSESEFKRIAKVNFMAAWFLLKAVGQRMRASKTGGSIVFLTSINGSERGLYPGAAAGAATMAGVQQLVRASAMEIGKYNIRVNGIVRGLHLQDEFAEKFVKEAAPLERWLDAKNDLASTVIYLISDGSRYMTGTTIYVDGAQSITRPRMRSFM from the exons ATGGCAAACTCTTCAAACAAGAGAGTCCTTCTCACTTCCAACGGCGACGTCGTTTCGAGCGGCATTGCTTTTCACTTAGCCAAACAAGGATGCAGGTTGCTCTTGCTGGGGAACGAGCCCATCCTTCGAACCCTCGCTAACCAAATCAACGCTTCCCTTTCCTTAGGGGATTCTCATCCCAAGGTTGATGTGGTTGGATTGGACTTGGAGGATGATAGAGAATCGCTTTTTCTTGATGCTGTTGATAAGGCATGCCATATTTTGGGAACCTTGGACGCTTTTGTAAACTCTTACACTTATGAAG GGAAGATGCAAGATCCTCTAGAATTATCTGAGAGCGAGTTTAAGAGAATAGCAAAGGTGAATTTCATGGCTGCTTGGTTTCTGTTGAAGGCTGTTGGTCAACGGATGCGGGCCTCGAAGACAGGGGGCTCTATTGTGTTCTTGACATCGATAAATGGCTCTGAAAGAGGGCTTTACCCCGGTGCTGCTGCGGGTGCTGCCACCATGGCTGGAGTACAGCAATTAGTAAGG GCTTCAGCTATGGAGATAGGCAAGTACAATATCAGAGTTAATGGCATTGTGCGCGGCTTGCACTTGCAAGATGAATTC GCGGAGAAGTTTGTGAAGGAGGCAGCGCCACTTGAGAGATGGCTCGATGCTAAGAACGATCTCGCCTCAACAGTGATATACCTGATCAGTGATGGTTCCCGCTACATGACAGGAACAACCATATATGTGGATGGGGCACAGTCAATAACCAGACCTCGAATGCGTTCCTTTATGTGA